A genomic window from Silene latifolia isolate original U9 population chromosome Y, ASM4854445v1, whole genome shotgun sequence includes:
- the LOC141626507 gene encoding organelle RRM domain-containing protein 2, mitochondrial-like isoform X1: MLHSLISALVTGLQPITTPTFGTKTSNSFFVLHKCSSLLLSRAFSALIWVLLMLNSFENDTGLNKRTTTDGLHEAFSKFGEVVHAKVVTDHVSGFSKGFGFVKYATTEEAKSGIEGMNGAFLDGWVIFAEFAKPRPAPAYQQQNGSPPFGKRGY; the protein is encoded by the exons ATGCTCCATTCCTTAATCTCGGCTTTAGTTACAGGCTTACAGCCCATCACAACACCAACTTTTGGCACTAAAACATCAAATTCATTCTTTGTCTTGCATAAATGCAGCTCTCTACTGCTCTCTCGTGCATTTAGTGCCCTCATATGGGTGCTCTTAATGTTGAATTCCTTTGAAAATGACACAG GCCTCAACAAACGCACAACTACAGATGGATTACATGAAGCGTTTTCGAAGTTTGGCGAAGTGGTTCATG CAAAAGTCGTGACTGATCACGTCTCAGGCTTTTCAAAAGGTTTCGGCTTTGTGAAATATGCTACTACAGAAGAGGCGAAATCTGGAATAGAAGGCATGAATGGCGCT tttttGGACGGTTGGGTAATTTTCGCAGAGTTTGCAAAACCACGGCCAGCGCCTGCATATCAGCAGCAAAATGGAAGCCCTCCCTTTGGGAAAAGGGGATATTGA
- the LOC141626507 gene encoding organelle RRM domain-containing protein 2, mitochondrial-like isoform X2, protein MAMKAAVMAAMSATKPRGLNRLCTTLAFNFTPPQPSSQQPAAPVADPSPNLYVCGLNKRTTTDGLHEAFSKFGEVVHAKVVTDHVSGFSKGFGFVKYATTEEAKSGIEGMNGAFLDGWVIFAEFAKPRPAPAYQQQNGSPPFGKRGY, encoded by the exons ATGGCGATGAAAGCGGCGGTGATGGCAGCTATGTCGGCGACGAAGCCACGAGGGCTAAACCGTCTCTGTACAACATTAGCCTTCAATTTCACGCCTCCTCAACCTTCATCCCAACAACCCGCTGCTCCCGTCGCCGATCCTTCCCCTAACCTTTACGTTtgcg GCCTCAACAAACGCACAACTACAGATGGATTACATGAAGCGTTTTCGAAGTTTGGCGAAGTGGTTCATG CAAAAGTCGTGACTGATCACGTCTCAGGCTTTTCAAAAGGTTTCGGCTTTGTGAAATATGCTACTACAGAAGAGGCGAAATCTGGAATAGAAGGCATGAATGGCGCT tttttGGACGGTTGGGTAATTTTCGCAGAGTTTGCAAAACCACGGCCAGCGCCTGCATATCAGCAGCAAAATGGAAGCCCTCCCTTTGGGAAAAGGGGATATTGA